In Kitasatospora sp. NBC_00240, the following are encoded in one genomic region:
- a CDS encoding mechanosensitive ion channel family protein — protein sequence MDAHWQDWVAGGIRIVFIVVLALVLRAMVRKLITQLIGRMTKPAESEDAEPSRLGGLLANSGVVNPERRRQRSEAIGSVLRSVASFSILGTAALMVLSALGMNLAPLLASAGVAGVAIGFGARNLVTDFLSGVFMIMEDQYGVGDEIDTGVATGTVLEVGLRVTKLRGANGEIWYIRNGEVKRIANMSQGWSTASVDVQVGYKEDLVRVEALILETAEALSKESPYDELIWAPFSVLGVESVAADSVVLRLEARTAPGKSALVGRGLRQRLKAAFDLAGIKLKEEIPTAAAAAATAVAAAAVVAPVLVADAGPPSALADPTSPRSLAAAPIPAPARAGDDAGPLKST from the coding sequence CTGGACGCGCACTGGCAGGACTGGGTCGCCGGCGGCATCCGGATCGTCTTCATCGTGGTGCTCGCGCTGGTGCTGCGGGCCATGGTGCGCAAGCTGATCACGCAGCTGATCGGACGGATGACCAAGCCCGCCGAGAGTGAGGACGCCGAGCCGAGCCGGCTGGGCGGGCTGCTGGCGAACAGCGGGGTGGTCAACCCCGAGCGGCGCCGGCAGCGCTCGGAGGCGATCGGCTCGGTGCTGCGCAGCGTGGCCTCGTTCAGCATTCTGGGCACGGCCGCGCTGATGGTGCTGTCGGCGCTGGGGATGAATCTGGCGCCGCTGCTGGCCAGTGCCGGTGTCGCGGGTGTGGCGATCGGTTTCGGCGCCCGCAACCTGGTGACGGACTTCCTCTCCGGGGTCTTCATGATCATGGAGGACCAGTACGGGGTGGGGGACGAGATCGACACCGGGGTGGCCACCGGCACCGTGCTGGAGGTCGGCCTGCGGGTGACCAAGCTGCGCGGGGCGAACGGCGAGATCTGGTACATCCGCAACGGCGAGGTGAAGCGGATCGCCAACATGAGCCAGGGCTGGTCGACCGCCTCGGTGGACGTCCAGGTCGGCTACAAGGAGGACCTGGTCCGGGTCGAGGCGCTGATCCTGGAGACGGCGGAGGCGCTGTCCAAGGAGTCCCCGTACGACGAGCTGATCTGGGCGCCGTTCTCGGTGCTCGGGGTGGAGTCGGTGGCGGCGGACTCGGTGGTGCTGCGGCTGGAGGCGCGGACGGCCCCGGGCAAGTCCGCGCTGGTGGGACGTGGTCTGCGGCAGCGGCTGAAGGCGGCCTTCGACCTGGCGGGGATCAAGCTCAAGGAGGAGATCCCGACGGCGGCCGCGGCCGCCGCGACCGCCGTGGCTGCCGCCGCCGTGGTCGCCCCGGTCCTGGTGGCCGACGCCGGGCCGCCGTCGGCGCTGGCCGATCCGACCTCCCCGCGGTCGCTGGCCGCGGCGCCGATACCGGCTCCGGCCCGCGCGGGCGACGACGCCGGGCCCCTCAAGAGCACCTGA
- a CDS encoding ABC transporter substrate-binding protein, whose protein sequence is MHATTSRRARRTIAAVTGSAVLALLATACTGTNSAGGNDDSASGKDVTITFWHGWSQDSETKAINDNIAAFEKAHPNIHVKAVGNIADDKTNQALRAGGDDAPDVVSSFTTNNVGTFCSSNVFADLNPLLKKDGIDAAKTFPAAMLNYTQFKGNQCSLPLLGDVFGLYYNKKAFAAAGITAAPKTFSEFADAAAKLTIADGDGFKQLGFMPNYHGYESTTEHFLGQFGPSYFGTDGKSSIATDPKVAEMLTWQKGLVDKLGGFDKLEKYRTSFGDEFSAKNPFHTGQVAMAIDGEWRTASLATDKPDFEWATAPFPVPDAELSTYGRGYQTGTIIGIAKNSKKQAAAWELVKYLTTNTDAVVSFANAIHNVPSTFEALNSPKLDADANFKTFLDIAKNANSGTTPASVNGGAYIVSLQNLGYDYESGKQTDLAAGLAATAKEIDAAVNQAK, encoded by the coding sequence GTGCACGCCACCACCTCCCGCAGAGCCCGCCGTACGATCGCCGCCGTCACCGGCAGCGCCGTCCTGGCCCTGCTCGCCACCGCCTGCACCGGCACCAACTCCGCCGGTGGCAACGACGATTCGGCCAGCGGCAAGGACGTCACGATCACCTTCTGGCACGGTTGGAGCCAGGACAGCGAGACAAAGGCGATCAACGACAACATCGCCGCCTTCGAGAAGGCCCACCCGAACATCCACGTCAAGGCCGTCGGCAACATCGCGGACGACAAGACCAACCAGGCGCTGCGGGCCGGCGGGGACGACGCCCCCGACGTGGTGTCCTCCTTCACCACCAACAACGTGGGCACGTTCTGTTCGTCGAACGTCTTCGCGGACCTCAACCCGCTGCTGAAGAAGGACGGCATAGACGCCGCCAAGACCTTCCCGGCGGCGATGCTCAACTACACCCAGTTCAAGGGCAACCAGTGCTCGCTGCCGCTGCTCGGTGACGTGTTCGGCCTCTACTACAACAAGAAGGCCTTCGCCGCGGCCGGCATCACCGCGGCGCCGAAGACCTTCAGCGAGTTCGCCGACGCGGCCGCCAAGCTGACCATCGCCGACGGCGACGGCTTCAAGCAGCTCGGCTTCATGCCGAACTACCACGGCTACGAGTCGACCACCGAGCACTTCCTCGGCCAGTTCGGGCCCAGCTACTTCGGCACCGACGGCAAGTCGAGCATCGCCACCGACCCCAAGGTCGCCGAGATGCTGACCTGGCAGAAGGGCCTCGTCGACAAGCTGGGCGGCTTCGACAAGCTGGAGAAGTACCGCACCTCCTTCGGCGACGAGTTCAGCGCCAAGAACCCGTTCCACACCGGCCAGGTCGCGATGGCGATCGACGGTGAGTGGCGGACCGCGTCGCTCGCCACCGACAAGCCCGACTTCGAGTGGGCCACCGCGCCGTTCCCGGTGCCGGACGCCGAGCTCTCCACCTACGGCCGCGGCTACCAGACCGGCACCATCATCGGCATCGCCAAGAACAGCAAGAAGCAGGCCGCGGCCTGGGAGCTGGTCAAGTACCTGACCACCAACACCGACGCCGTGGTGAGCTTCGCCAACGCCATCCACAACGTGCCGAGCACCTTCGAGGCGCTGAACTCGCCGAAGCTGGACGCCGACGCGAACTTCAAGACCTTCCTCGACATCGCGAAGAACGCCAACTCCGGCACCACGCCCGCCAGCGTCAACGGCGGCGCGTACATCGTGTCCCTGCAGAACCTGGGCTACGACTACGAGTCGGGCAAGCAGACCGACCTGGCGGCCGGCCTCGCGGCCACCGCGAAGGAAATCGACGCCGCCGTGAACCAGGCGAAGTAG
- a CDS encoding beta-N-acetylglucosaminidase domain-containing protein yields MQSRVSVVAGRRLRQQLEQSAALRDVLQHPAALAARRATARTARQLAPRAADRLIADIKGTEPLLASVRAERAAIVGGVRIPSPRRRTLQVAATLSAAAVVGGLLVSAPSSYAAPTAYAAAADVVGGEAQTPLGSLANPQVFPRPQQQAVAGLPVTVPAEVTLVLAPKADNAAVDAVREVLSIAGASTLTPQPDSPQPAAGSLVVYVGGPAEGADPVVDRVLRELSAAAGNKDSAVPSPAGLPAGGYVLSAGQLAAQGGGTYGAVVLAGVDATGTYYAAQSLRQLLAAVPAGQGQAPAPGGQAVPQPAATNAGTLGLPGISLRDWPGGAPVRGTAEAFYGRPWTQQERLDQLDFLGRSKQNFYLYAPGDDPYRLARWRDAYPAAQAGELAALASEARRNHITLGYAIDPGQSFCYSSGKDVDALVAKLDGLRRIGFGSFQLQFLDVSYDEWHCGGDKRAYGSGPAAAAKAQAELVGKVQQRLIAKYPGLAPLSVVPTEYHQQGSTPYRKALAAALPEGVQIAWSGVGVIPEKITGAQASDTGALYGHPLVTLDNYPVNDSSPDRLYLGAYTGRDPEVAARSAALLTGAMQQPVASRIALATAGDFAWNPAGYQPDESWKAAVRSLAGPAAGPSAGPASVLGAVTALAGNSSSSPLAKQESGYLAPLLERFWSALEPASGNAPDQAKLLDAAAPLREAFGAMAAAPQTLAGDRATAALAAEAGPWLAPLRAYGLAGQSAIDMLLAQRGGDGTAAWKARVELGRLRDQAGQSPATVGAGVLGPFLEHAVRVADTWAGVAGGSVTPTSTLGAANEHPPALMADGEAGTFYWSSAPPQPGDSVGISLGDGRPVGSVTVLMGSWGNGPDAATAVDDYIRDGVLEYSTGEGGWKQLAQVSRQKSVTAPVPAGEVVRAVRLRATAAQKTAVAIREFSVTAPGEVPTSVSGGPAATPGFSAAAVLDNNPDTAYRAATAPTAADEPLTVELGADRPLDRLTVLTDPSVRATATVQVRRADGSWAEIGTVRPGYNELPAGGLPAGAVRLTWQPGGEPPVVNQVIPWYADTPAARLSLSDTAVDVVTGAASPAQTRAFVEAGRPEGVSGELRTEVPPIAKGLTVTPVAAVTVPRGGRVGTPLLITATPETPSGTYQVPVVFTAGTAGVRQVLQVHVVPPTGGADLAPTATATSSGDETPAFPASAVADGDPKSRWSSPASDSAWVQLKLPQAVHLGAVVLHWQAAYAASYKVQTSADGVTWTTVASVDDGGGGTETVRFDAPGAVYLRVQGVSRATKYGYSLWGIETYAVTPAAPPVVPPAQPSAPATPPAAPPAQPH; encoded by the coding sequence GTGCAGTCACGTGTGTCCGTCGTCGCCGGTCGCAGGCTGAGGCAGCAGCTGGAGCAGAGCGCCGCCCTGCGGGACGTGTTGCAGCACCCGGCCGCGCTGGCGGCCCGGCGGGCGACCGCGCGGACGGCGCGGCAGTTGGCGCCGCGGGCGGCGGACCGGCTGATAGCGGACATCAAGGGGACGGAGCCGTTGCTGGCGTCCGTCCGGGCCGAGCGGGCGGCGATCGTGGGCGGGGTGCGGATCCCCTCGCCGCGGCGGCGGACGCTGCAGGTCGCGGCGACGCTGTCGGCGGCCGCGGTGGTCGGCGGGCTGCTGGTGAGCGCCCCGTCCTCGTACGCGGCGCCGACGGCGTACGCGGCGGCGGCCGACGTGGTCGGCGGGGAGGCGCAGACGCCGCTGGGGAGCCTGGCGAATCCGCAGGTGTTCCCTCGTCCGCAGCAGCAGGCGGTGGCGGGGCTGCCGGTGACGGTGCCGGCCGAGGTGACGCTGGTGCTGGCGCCGAAGGCGGACAACGCCGCGGTGGACGCGGTGCGTGAGGTGCTGTCGATCGCCGGGGCGAGCACCCTGACGCCGCAGCCGGATTCGCCGCAGCCGGCGGCCGGTTCGCTGGTGGTGTACGTGGGCGGTCCGGCGGAGGGCGCCGATCCGGTGGTGGACCGGGTGCTGCGCGAGCTGTCAGCAGCCGCGGGCAACAAGGACAGTGCCGTGCCGTCGCCGGCCGGACTGCCGGCCGGCGGTTACGTGCTGTCGGCGGGTCAGCTGGCCGCGCAGGGCGGCGGGACGTACGGCGCGGTGGTGCTGGCAGGCGTGGACGCCACCGGCACGTACTACGCGGCGCAGAGCCTGCGGCAGCTGCTGGCGGCCGTCCCCGCGGGTCAGGGGCAGGCTCCGGCGCCGGGCGGCCAGGCCGTCCCGCAGCCGGCCGCGACGAACGCCGGCACCCTGGGCCTGCCCGGGATCTCGCTGCGCGACTGGCCGGGCGGCGCGCCGGTGCGCGGCACCGCCGAGGCCTTCTACGGCCGGCCGTGGACCCAGCAGGAGCGGCTGGACCAGCTGGACTTCCTCGGCCGCTCCAAGCAGAACTTCTACCTCTACGCCCCCGGCGACGACCCGTACCGCCTGGCCCGCTGGCGGGACGCCTACCCGGCCGCGCAGGCCGGGGAGCTGGCGGCGCTGGCCTCCGAGGCTCGCCGCAACCACATCACACTGGGCTACGCGATCGACCCCGGGCAGTCGTTCTGCTACAGCTCCGGCAAGGACGTGGACGCGCTGGTGGCCAAGCTGGACGGGCTGCGCCGGATCGGTTTCGGCTCCTTCCAGCTGCAGTTCCTGGACGTCAGCTACGACGAGTGGCACTGCGGCGGGGACAAGCGCGCGTACGGCTCCGGGCCGGCCGCGGCCGCCAAGGCGCAGGCCGAGCTGGTCGGCAAGGTGCAGCAGCGGCTGATCGCGAAGTACCCGGGTCTGGCGCCGCTGTCCGTGGTGCCGACCGAGTACCACCAGCAGGGCTCCACGCCGTACCGCAAGGCCTTGGCGGCGGCGCTGCCCGAGGGGGTGCAGATCGCCTGGAGCGGGGTCGGGGTGATCCCCGAGAAGATCACCGGCGCTCAGGCCTCCGACACCGGCGCGCTGTACGGACACCCGCTGGTCACCCTGGACAACTACCCGGTCAACGACTCCAGCCCGGACCGCCTCTACCTGGGCGCCTACACCGGCCGGGACCCGGAGGTCGCGGCCCGCTCGGCCGCGCTGCTGACCGGCGCGATGCAGCAGCCGGTGGCCTCCCGGATCGCGCTCGCCACGGCGGGCGACTTCGCCTGGAACCCGGCCGGCTACCAGCCGGACGAGTCCTGGAAGGCCGCCGTGCGCTCGCTGGCCGGCCCCGCCGCGGGCCCGTCCGCCGGGCCGGCCTCGGTGCTGGGCGCGGTCACCGCGCTGGCCGGCAACAGCTCGTCCTCCCCGCTGGCCAAGCAGGAGTCCGGTTACCTGGCGCCGCTGCTGGAGCGGTTCTGGTCCGCCCTGGAGCCCGCCTCCGGCAACGCCCCCGACCAGGCGAAGCTGCTGGACGCGGCGGCCCCGCTGCGGGAGGCCTTCGGGGCGATGGCGGCGGCCCCGCAGACCCTGGCGGGCGACCGGGCGACGGCCGCGCTGGCCGCCGAGGCCGGCCCGTGGCTGGCCCCGCTGCGGGCGTACGGGCTGGCCGGGCAGTCGGCGATCGACATGCTGCTGGCGCAGCGCGGCGGTGACGGCACGGCGGCCTGGAAGGCCCGGGTGGAGCTCGGCCGGCTGCGCGACCAGGCCGGCCAGAGCCCGGCGACCGTCGGCGCGGGCGTGCTGGGCCCCTTCCTGGAGCATGCGGTGCGGGTGGCGGACACCTGGGCCGGGGTGGCGGGCGGCAGCGTGACGCCGACCAGCACCCTGGGCGCGGCGAACGAGCACCCGCCGGCGCTGATGGCGGACGGGGAGGCCGGCACCTTCTACTGGAGTTCCGCGCCGCCGCAGCCCGGCGACTCGGTGGGGATATCGCTCGGCGACGGGCGCCCGGTCGGCAGTGTGACCGTGCTGATGGGCTCCTGGGGCAACGGCCCGGACGCCGCGACCGCGGTGGACGACTACATCCGCGACGGGGTGCTGGAGTACTCCACCGGCGAGGGCGGCTGGAAGCAGCTGGCCCAGGTCAGCCGGCAGAAGAGCGTCACGGCGCCGGTGCCGGCCGGCGAGGTGGTGCGGGCGGTACGGCTGCGGGCCACCGCGGCGCAGAAGACGGCCGTCGCGATCCGCGAGTTCAGTGTCACGGCGCCGGGCGAGGTTCCGACGAGCGTGTCGGGCGGCCCGGCGGCGACGCCCGGTTTCTCGGCCGCGGCCGTGCTGGACAACAACCCGGACACCGCCTACCGGGCGGCCACCGCGCCGACCGCCGCCGACGAGCCGCTGACCGTCGAGCTGGGCGCCGACCGTCCGCTGGACCGGCTGACCGTGCTGACCGACCCGAGCGTGCGGGCCACCGCGACCGTGCAGGTGCGCCGTGCGGACGGCAGCTGGGCGGAGATCGGCACCGTCCGGCCCGGCTACAACGAGCTGCCGGCCGGCGGCCTGCCCGCGGGCGCGGTCCGGCTGACCTGGCAGCCCGGCGGGGAGCCGCCGGTCGTCAACCAGGTGATCCCCTGGTACGCCGACACGCCGGCCGCGCGGCTGAGCCTGTCGGACACCGCGGTGGACGTGGTGACCGGCGCGGCCTCGCCCGCGCAGACGAGGGCGTTCGTCGAGGCCGGCCGGCCGGAGGGGGTGTCCGGTGAGCTGCGCACGGAGGTGCCGCCGATCGCCAAGGGGCTGACGGTCACTCCGGTGGCCGCCGTGACGGTGCCGCGCGGCGGCCGGGTCGGGACCCCGCTGCTGATCACGGCGACCCCGGAGACGCCTTCGGGGACGTACCAGGTGCCGGTGGTGTTCACGGCGGGCACGGCCGGCGTGCGGCAGGTGCTGCAGGTGCACGTGGTGCCGCCGACCGGTGGCGCCGACCTGGCGCCGACCGCGACCGCGACGTCCTCGGGCGACGAGACGCCGGCCTTCCCGGCCTCGGCGGTGGCCGACGGTGACCCGAAGAGCCGCTGGTCCTCGCCCGCCTCGGACAGCGCCTGGGTGCAGCTCAAGCTGCCGCAGGCGGTCCACCTGGGCGCGGTGGTGCTGCACTGGCAGGCCGCGTACGCCGCCTCGTACAAGGTGCAGACCTCGGCGGACGGGGTGACCTGGACGACGGTGGCCTCGGTGGACGACGGCGGGGGCGGCACCGAGACGGTCCGCTTCGACGCGCCGGGCGCGGTGTACCTGCGGGTGCAGGGCGTGTCGCGGGCCACCAAGTACGGGTACTCGCTCTGGGGCATCGAGACGTACGCGGTCACGCCGGCCGCGCCGCCGGTGGTGCCTCCCGCGCAGCCGAGCGCTCCGGCCACGCCTCCCGCGGCTCCCCCGGCGCAGCCGCACTGA
- the malQ gene encoding 4-alpha-glucanotransferase: MPAQDAPPPPPELVALAHAHGVDSTYDPGSGPVPVGARTLVAVLAALGVEAGTPEGVRESMERHLAQVKARLLPPSVVVRAGRRTALDVPADARVSIELEDGGEWTLPAARSHWLPAHLPLGRHRLLAVVGERRAEAALIVAPERLDGLRGRSWGFLAQLYSVLSDRSWGMGDLGDLAELTQWAGAGLGAGFVQINPLHAALPGVPSDPSPYRPSSRRFADPVHLRVEAVPEYAYLRPGQRGRVEDLARRAGLLRAEVLEHDGLIDRDAVWTLKCEALELLHQAPRGVGREAAYRAYVLREGAWLEKYAVWSALAEAHGSDWHAWPKGLRRPDSPHVTLASGELAARVEFHRWLAWQVDEQLGQAQQAAERAGMTVGLIHDLAVGVHPNGADAWALQDVLATGISTGAPPDAFNAHGQDWGLPPWRPDALAAAGYAPYAELLRSAARHAGALRIDHVMGLFRLWWVPEGHRPTEGAYVRYDAEAMLGVLALEAHRAGTAVIGEDLGTVEPGVREVLAARGILGTSVLWFERDWQAKGEILPPARWRADCLATLTTHDLPSTAARLSGEHVELRHRLGLLARALGEEQAEAAAELADWRAELTRLGLLAKGEPLDPQALHRFLLETPAELVGVWLPDTVGDPRPQNLPGTWDQYPNWRLPVADAAGRPLTLDRLAAAPGTATLAAVLAELNRQDGTAEAKNVRQAEGANDAKAVGPEG, encoded by the coding sequence GTGCCGGCGCAGGATGCCCCGCCGCCTCCGCCGGAGTTGGTGGCGCTGGCGCACGCGCACGGCGTGGACAGTACGTACGACCCGGGCAGCGGGCCGGTGCCGGTGGGGGCGCGGACGCTGGTGGCGGTGCTCGCCGCGCTGGGGGTGGAGGCGGGGACGCCGGAGGGTGTCCGGGAGTCGATGGAGCGTCATCTGGCGCAGGTCAAGGCCCGGTTGCTGCCGCCGAGCGTGGTGGTGCGGGCCGGGCGGCGGACGGCGCTGGACGTGCCGGCCGACGCCCGGGTGAGCATCGAGCTGGAGGACGGCGGCGAGTGGACGCTGCCTGCCGCGCGCTCGCACTGGCTGCCGGCGCACCTGCCGCTCGGCCGGCACCGCCTGCTGGCCGTGGTGGGCGAGCGGCGGGCCGAGGCGGCGCTGATCGTCGCGCCGGAGCGGCTGGACGGGCTGCGGGGCCGCAGTTGGGGCTTCCTGGCGCAGCTGTACTCGGTGCTGTCGGACCGATCCTGGGGGATGGGCGACCTGGGGGATCTCGCCGAGCTGACGCAGTGGGCGGGCGCCGGGCTGGGCGCCGGGTTCGTGCAGATCAACCCGCTGCACGCGGCGCTGCCGGGGGTGCCCTCCGACCCGTCGCCGTACCGGCCGTCCTCGCGGCGGTTCGCCGATCCGGTGCATCTGCGGGTGGAGGCCGTCCCCGAGTACGCCTACCTGCGGCCGGGGCAGCGCGGCCGGGTGGAGGACCTGGCGCGCCGGGCCGGTCTGCTGCGGGCGGAGGTGTTGGAGCACGACGGGCTGATCGACCGGGACGCGGTCTGGACGCTCAAGTGCGAGGCGCTGGAGCTGCTGCACCAGGCTCCGCGCGGGGTGGGGCGCGAGGCCGCGTACCGGGCGTACGTCCTGCGGGAGGGCGCGTGGCTGGAGAAGTACGCCGTCTGGTCGGCGCTCGCCGAGGCGCACGGCAGTGACTGGCACGCCTGGCCGAAGGGCCTGCGCCGCCCCGACAGCCCGCACGTCACGCTGGCGAGCGGCGAGCTGGCCGCCCGGGTGGAGTTCCACCGCTGGCTGGCCTGGCAGGTGGACGAGCAGCTCGGGCAGGCCCAGCAGGCCGCCGAGCGGGCCGGTATGACGGTCGGACTGATCCATGACCTGGCCGTCGGCGTGCACCCGAACGGCGCGGACGCCTGGGCGCTGCAGGACGTGCTGGCCACCGGCATCTCCACCGGCGCCCCGCCGGACGCCTTCAACGCCCACGGTCAGGACTGGGGCCTGCCGCCCTGGCGCCCGGACGCGCTGGCCGCCGCCGGCTACGCCCCGTACGCGGAGCTGCTGCGCTCGGCCGCCCGGCACGCGGGCGCGCTGCGGATCGACCATGTGATGGGGCTGTTCCGGCTCTGGTGGGTGCCGGAGGGCCACCGTCCGACCGAGGGCGCGTACGTGCGCTACGACGCGGAGGCGATGCTGGGCGTGCTGGCCCTGGAGGCGCACCGGGCCGGGACGGCGGTGATCGGTGAGGACCTGGGGACGGTCGAGCCGGGCGTGCGCGAGGTGTTGGCGGCGCGCGGGATCCTCGGCACCTCCGTGCTGTGGTTCGAGCGGGACTGGCAGGCGAAGGGCGAGATCCTGCCGCCCGCCCGCTGGCGCGCCGACTGCCTGGCCACCCTGACCACCCACGACCTGCCGAGCACCGCGGCCCGGCTCTCCGGCGAGCATGTGGAGCTGCGCCACCGGCTGGGGCTGCTGGCCCGCGCGCTGGGCGAGGAGCAGGCCGAGGCGGCGGCCGAACTGGCCGACTGGCGGGCCGAACTGACCCGGCTGGGCCTGCTGGCGAAGGGCGAGCCGCTGGACCCGCAGGCGCTGCACCGGTTCCTGCTGGAGACGCCGGCCGAGCTGGTGGGCGTCTGGCTGCCCGACACCGTCGGCGACCCGCGCCCGCAGAACCTGCCCGGCACCTGGGACCAGTACCCCAACTGGCGGCTTCCGGTGGCGGACGCGGCCGGGCGGCCGCTCACCCTGGACCGGCTGGCCGCCGCACCGGGCACCGCCACCCTCGCCGCGGTGTTGGCCGAGCTGAACCGCCAGGACGGTACGGCCGAGGCCAAGAACGTCAGGCAGGCCGAGGGGGCGAACGACGCGAAGGCCGTCGGCCCGGAAGGCTGA
- a CDS encoding ROK family transcriptional regulator, whose amino-acid sequence MTENTSRLPLAGTPSLLRAINDRAALQLLLENGPLSRTQIGTLTGLSKPTASQLLARLEAAGLVLPVGTTEGGPGPNAQLYQVDPAAGYVAGLDVTTSQVRVAVADITGRTLAEHVVPTKGRPAAATVENVAEAVAETVRRAGLAPGSLREIVIGVGGAPDPVTGKLRYASHLPGWHSPRLTDELSAALDAPVSIENDVNLAAVAEQASGAAQGCEDFVLLWAGEGTGAAIVIAGRLHRGFTGGAGEVGYMPVPGAPVVRDVRRKNSGGFQELVGAPAVRALAREHGLTAPSAEEAVLLALETPGAGDDFLTALAGRLAVGLAVIVSVVDPELVVVSGGVPIAGGERLRLLVEDELARIAITRPEVRSSALPGPPVLHGALQRALAAAREAVFSTH is encoded by the coding sequence GTGACCGAGAACACCAGCCGCCTCCCCCTCGCCGGTACCCCCAGCCTGCTGCGCGCCATCAACGACCGGGCCGCCCTCCAGCTGCTGCTGGAGAACGGGCCGCTGTCCCGCACCCAGATCGGCACCCTGACCGGCCTGTCCAAGCCCACCGCCTCCCAGCTGCTGGCCCGGCTGGAGGCCGCCGGGCTGGTCCTGCCGGTCGGCACCACCGAGGGCGGCCCCGGGCCGAACGCGCAGCTTTACCAGGTCGACCCGGCCGCCGGGTACGTCGCCGGGCTGGACGTCACCACCAGCCAGGTCCGGGTCGCGGTCGCCGACATCACCGGCCGCACCCTCGCCGAGCACGTCGTGCCCACCAAGGGCCGGCCCGCCGCCGCCACCGTCGAGAACGTCGCCGAAGCGGTCGCCGAGACCGTCCGCCGGGCCGGCCTCGCGCCCGGCAGCCTGCGCGAGATCGTGATCGGCGTCGGAGGCGCCCCCGACCCCGTCACCGGCAAGCTCCGCTACGCCTCGCACCTGCCCGGCTGGCACTCCCCGCGGCTCACCGACGAGCTCTCCGCCGCGCTGGACGCGCCGGTGAGCATCGAGAACGACGTCAACCTGGCCGCCGTCGCCGAACAGGCCTCGGGCGCGGCCCAGGGCTGCGAGGACTTCGTCCTGCTCTGGGCCGGCGAGGGCACCGGCGCCGCGATCGTGATCGCCGGCCGCCTGCACCGGGGGTTCACCGGGGGCGCCGGGGAGGTCGGCTACATGCCGGTGCCCGGCGCGCCGGTGGTCCGCGACGTCCGCCGGAAGAACTCCGGCGGGTTCCAGGAACTCGTCGGCGCGCCGGCCGTCCGGGCGCTCGCCCGGGAGCACGGCCTGACCGCGCCGAGCGCCGAGGAGGCGGTCCTGCTGGCCCTGGAGACCCCGGGCGCCGGCGACGACTTCCTCACCGCGCTGGCCGGGCGGCTGGCCGTCGGGCTGGCCGTGATCGTCTCCGTCGTCGACCCCGAGCTCGTGGTGGTCTCCGGCGGGGTCCCGATCGCCGGCGGCGAGCGGCTGCGGCTGCTCGTCGAGGACGAACTGGCCCGGATCGCGATCACCCGGCCGGAGGTCCGCAGCAGCGCGCTGCCCGGGCCGCCCGTCCTGCACGGGGCGCTGCAGCGCGCCCTGGCCGCCGCCCGCGAGGCGGTCTTCTCCACCCACTGA
- a CDS encoding FMN-binding protein — protein MRRAVVASSATVAGIVLLLSLKPHEAATTPAAIGTDTGTGAGAGTGTGSGTGAEADAASPSAGTGAAAGTVRTVTGTAANTRFGPVQVKVTLDGTKITKVEAIQYPTQDRRDQEINSYAVPLLDQEAVDAQSADIDVVSGATFTSQGYTTSLQSALDQAAGR, from the coding sequence GTGCGCAGAGCCGTCGTCGCCAGCAGCGCCACCGTGGCCGGCATAGTCCTGCTGCTCTCGCTCAAGCCGCACGAGGCGGCCACCACCCCGGCCGCCATCGGCACGGACACCGGTACGGGGGCGGGGGCCGGCACCGGTACGGGGTCCGGCACCGGTGCCGAGGCCGATGCCGCGAGCCCGTCCGCCGGGACGGGCGCCGCCGCCGGGACCGTCCGGACGGTCACCGGGACCGCCGCCAACACCCGGTTCGGCCCGGTCCAGGTCAAGGTCACCCTGGACGGCACGAAGATCACCAAGGTGGAGGCGATCCAGTACCCCACGCAGGACCGGCGCGACCAGGAGATCAACAGCTACGCGGTGCCCCTGCTCGACCAGGAGGCCGTCGACGCGCAGAGCGCCGACATCGACGTCGTCTCCGGCGCCACCTTCACCAGCCAGGGCTACACCACCTCGCTGCAGAGCGCCCTCGACCAGGCGGCCGGCCGATGA
- a CDS encoding FAD:protein FMN transferase — MGTVFSFTVRDAGQGARRAGIEAALRRAVDRLHRIDQVFSPYWRDSQVSRLARAETTLAGCDPELAEVLDRCREVAGETDGWFTAHPGGQLDPSGWVKGWAVEEAAGLLRAAGATDLSVSGGGDVQCVGGPWRVGIAHPTRPGALTAVVAGHDLAVATSGTAERGPHILDPHSGRPATGLLSLTLVGRGLARTDAWATAAFAMGPRRGLAWAEARAGVEALAILPDGRKRWTSGFPALVAPGVPLGRA; from the coding sequence ATGGGCACCGTGTTCTCGTTCACCGTCCGCGACGCGGGACAGGGCGCCCGGCGGGCCGGCATCGAGGCCGCCCTGCGGCGGGCCGTGGACCGGCTGCACCGGATCGACCAGGTCTTCTCCCCGTACTGGCGGGACAGCCAGGTCAGCCGGCTGGCCCGGGCCGAGACCACCCTCGCCGGCTGCGACCCGGAGCTCGCCGAGGTGCTCGACCGCTGCCGGGAGGTCGCCGGCGAGACCGACGGCTGGTTCACCGCCCACCCCGGCGGGCAGCTGGACCCTAGCGGCTGGGTGAAGGGCTGGGCCGTGGAGGAGGCCGCCGGGCTGCTCCGCGCGGCGGGGGCGACGGACCTCAGCGTCTCCGGCGGCGGGGACGTCCAGTGCGTCGGCGGCCCGTGGCGGGTCGGGATCGCCCACCCGACCAGGCCCGGCGCCCTCACCGCGGTGGTGGCGGGCCACGACCTGGCGGTCGCCACCTCCGGCACGGCCGAGCGCGGCCCGCACATCCTGGACCCGCACAGCGGCCGGCCGGCCACCGGCCTGCTGTCGCTCACTTTGGTCGGCCGGGGACTGGCCCGCACCGACGCCTGGGCCACGGCGGCCTTCGCGATGGGCCCCCGGCGCGGCCTGGCCTGGGCCGAGGCGCGCGCCGGCGTCGAGGCGCTGGCGATCCTGCCGGACGGCCGCAAGCGCTGGACGAGCGGCTTCCCCGCCCTGGTCGCGCCGGGCGTCCCGCTCGGGCGGGCCTGA